The Spirosoma radiotolerans genome has a window encoding:
- a CDS encoding sensor histidine kinase: MDRFALGIGWRIAGIVGLTGVITYLHTQEVNSLLIFPLILFDLFLTINLYRYVTSLNRKLTRFLESVRYSDFAVAFRADSNLGASFHELNDQFNEVLDAFRQARAEKEANLHYVNTIVQHVSVGLLTFDATGQVELVNQTALRLLGIYRLRTLNDLNATHADLADVLRSSTTSSTPVSYQTGADGELSVRCTSVRLRGRLVTVVSMQNIRSELQQRELDAWQNLTKVLRHEIMNSITPIVSLAGTMRDIVETDLLPLSSSDEESNEAARFPAVVAESVNDLRDALMTIEQRGAGIMQFVDAYRHFTTIPQPVFADVSVEQLIRNVVHLVHSDAQKHNISSSVASPNLAIRADAAQIEMVLLNLIKNAVESLGKTPNPAIHIDAEAIGPRVVIRVADNGAGIEPEALEQIFIPFYTTKKTGSGIGLSLSRQIMQLHNGQLTADSKPGEGSTFSLTF; the protein is encoded by the coding sequence ATGGATCGATTTGCGCTCGGTATAGGCTGGCGAATTGCTGGTATAGTTGGCCTTACCGGCGTGATTACTTACCTGCACACTCAGGAAGTAAACAGCCTGCTGATCTTCCCGTTGATTCTTTTTGATCTGTTTCTGACGATCAATCTGTATCGGTATGTGACTAGCCTGAACCGGAAATTGACCCGGTTTCTGGAGTCGGTTCGTTACTCCGACTTTGCCGTTGCCTTTCGGGCTGATAGTAACCTGGGGGCATCGTTTCATGAACTGAACGATCAGTTCAACGAGGTGCTCGACGCTTTCCGGCAGGCGCGGGCCGAAAAAGAAGCCAACTTGCACTATGTCAACACGATTGTGCAGCACGTCAGTGTTGGTCTACTGACGTTTGATGCGACCGGGCAGGTAGAGCTGGTTAACCAAACGGCTCTTCGGTTGCTGGGCATTTACCGGCTTCGTACACTCAACGACCTCAACGCGACCCACGCTGATCTGGCCGACGTACTCCGCTCGTCTACGACCTCGTCGACACCTGTATCTTACCAGACCGGTGCCGATGGGGAACTGTCGGTTCGCTGTACGTCCGTTCGACTGCGGGGGCGGCTGGTAACGGTAGTGTCTATGCAGAACATTCGCAGTGAGCTACAACAACGCGAACTCGATGCCTGGCAAAACCTGACGAAAGTCTTGCGGCACGAGATCATGAACTCCATTACACCCATTGTGTCGTTGGCGGGTACCATGCGCGACATTGTCGAAACGGATTTGCTCCCCCTGTCTTCGTCTGATGAGGAGTCTAATGAAGCCGCCAGGTTTCCGGCAGTTGTGGCTGAATCGGTCAACGACCTGCGTGACGCCCTTATGACCATTGAGCAACGGGGGGCGGGTATCATGCAGTTTGTGGACGCTTACCGGCATTTTACGACCATTCCGCAGCCGGTTTTTGCCGACGTATCGGTTGAACAGTTGATCCGGAATGTGGTTCATCTCGTTCACTCCGATGCACAAAAGCATAACATTTCTAGTTCGGTAGCTTCGCCAAACCTGGCCATTCGGGCCGATGCTGCCCAGATCGAAATGGTGCTGCTGAACCTGATCAAAAACGCCGTAGAAAGTCTGGGTAAAACACCGAACCCAGCCATTCATATCGACGCTGAAGCCATTGGGCCGCGTGTCGTGATCCGCGTTGCCGACAACGGCGCTGGTATTGAACCCGAAGCGCTGGAGCAGATTTTCATTCCCTTCTACACGACCAAGAAGACCGGCTCAGGCATTGGGCTAAGCCTTTCCCGTCAGATCATGCAACTCCACAACGGCCAGCTCACCGCCGACTCCAAACCCGGCGAGGGCAGCACGTTTAGCCTGACGTTCTGA
- a CDS encoding acyl-ACP desaturase has protein sequence MILSGTRLDVMRFVGEKIDASIDEFLKPIETNWQPADLLPDTTKESFLDEVKLLRESTRELSYDYVAVLVGDTITEEALPTYESWLMDMEGVEQGSTTAWTRWIRSWTAEENRHGDLLNKFLYLSGRVNMRAMEVSTQYLIADGFDIGTGRDPYRNFVYTSFQELATNVSHRRTATLAKQAGCNQLSKICGVIASDEMRHAKAYKDFVRQIFEVDPSEMMLAFEDMMRKKIVMPAHFLRESGVKIGQTFSHFSDAAQRLGVYTTYDYIEIAEALLVDWKVDAITDLNDAGQRARDYVMALPARLRRIAERTKVPALEYPFSWIAG, from the coding sequence ATGATCTTATCTGGCACACGTTTGGATGTAATGCGATTCGTCGGTGAAAAAATCGACGCGTCTATAGATGAATTCCTTAAACCTATCGAGACCAACTGGCAACCCGCCGATCTGCTGCCCGACACAACAAAGGAGTCCTTTCTGGATGAAGTAAAATTACTCCGCGAAAGTACCCGCGAGCTCTCCTACGACTACGTAGCTGTGCTGGTAGGTGATACCATTACAGAAGAAGCCTTGCCGACTTATGAATCGTGGCTGATGGACATGGAGGGCGTTGAGCAGGGTAGCACAACAGCATGGACCCGCTGGATTCGTAGCTGGACCGCCGAAGAGAACCGCCATGGCGATCTGCTGAACAAGTTTCTGTACCTGTCGGGGCGGGTTAATATGCGGGCGATGGAAGTGTCTACGCAGTACCTGATTGCCGATGGTTTCGACATTGGAACCGGTAGAGATCCCTATCGTAACTTCGTTTATACGTCGTTTCAGGAGCTAGCCACAAATGTGTCGCACCGTCGCACGGCTACGCTGGCCAAGCAGGCCGGTTGCAATCAGTTGTCGAAAATATGCGGAGTCATCGCATCCGACGAGATGCGCCACGCCAAAGCGTATAAAGATTTTGTCCGGCAGATTTTCGAGGTAGACCCCTCTGAAATGATGCTTGCCTTTGAAGATATGATGCGCAAAAAGATTGTGATGCCAGCTCATTTTCTCCGCGAAAGCGGGGTTAAAATCGGCCAGACATTCAGTCACTTCTCCGATGCGGCTCAGCGGCTGGGCGTTTACACTACCTACGACTATATCGAAATTGCCGAAGCCTTACTGGTCGATTGGAAAGTGGATGCGATCACTGACCTCAACGATGCCGGTCAACGCGCCCGCGACTATGTGATGGCGTTACCTGCCCGTCTGCGCCGGATTGCCGAACGCACCAAGGTGCCTGCGCTTGAATATCCATTTAGTTGGATTGCCGGCTAA